From a region of the Babesia bovis T2Bo chromosome 1, whole genome shotgun sequence genome:
- a CDS encoding Beta-lactamase domain family protein: MRLLPWFLDPWHARGDVSRYLLARYPGRLREKAAVLLCRKFPCLGSLLGEPLGKWPSSVDPAPINMSTVPEDESSITYLGHRTVYFQTGGASFLTDPVFSRRLFIPIFGLRRVTNRLIKYWQCPMTDFVLLSNNSVGCVDAFSMRRLGDLGSALVIGGMNISRFVIMFFNRYTYPLRWYETVSFGSVEVTFLPSFSNSGRFWHRRDLLLWGSFFVRSNTRTFYYGGRTAYSGHFREIHDFLKENGHVIDIAILPMGPIYHHSPELTPEELVKAHIDLGAKYTIPVGYDTFPLGREAYGELLNRLEAHIEVVNPSLRKNFIILREGETVNLTNLENIGSTRSNAGSEENTKCV, encoded by the coding sequence ATGCGACTATTGCCCTGGTTTTTAGATCCATGGCACGCCCGTGGTGATGTATCGCGGTATTTACTTGCTCGCTATCCTGGGAGATTGAGAGAGAAGGCTGCTGTGTTATTATGTCGAAAGTTTCCCTGTCTAGGATCGTTGCTGGGTGAGCCTCTTGGAAAATGGCCATCTTCTGTAGACCCAGCGCCAATTAACATGTCTACGGTGCCTGAGGATGAATCTAGTATAACCTATTTGGGCCATAGAACCGTTTATTTTCAAACTGGAGGCGCTTCTTTTTTGACGGATCCCGTATTTTCACGTCGTCTTTTCATCCCGATTTTTGGATTACGTCGAGTGACCAACAGACTCATCAAGTACTGGCAGTGTCCCATGACGGattttgtattattatcTAATAATTCAGTTGGTTGTGTCGATGCCTTTAGCATGCGCCGTTTGGGCGACCTAGGATCGGCATTAGTCATTGGTGGCATGAACATATCACGTTTTGTTATTATGTTTTTTAATCGTTATACATATCCACTTCGTTGGTACGAAACTGTCAGCTTCGGTAGTGTGGAGGTGACATTTTTACCATCGTTTTCAAATAGTGGTCGCTTCTGGCACAGGCGTGACTTACTTCTTTGGGGTTCATTTTTTGTACGTTCTAACACAAGAACATTTTATTATGGCGGTCGAACAGCTTACAGTGGCCATTTTCGTGAGATTCACGATTTTTTAAAAGAGAACGGACACGTTATCGACATTGCCATTCTACCGATGGGACCTATATATCATCACAGTCCTGAGTTGACTCCTGAAGAGTTGGTAAAAGCTCACATAGACTTGGGAGCTAAGTATACCATACCAGTTGGGTATGACACTTTCCCTTTAGGTAGGGAAGCTTACGGTGAGCTGCTAAATCGTCTGGAAGCCCATATCGAAGTGGTTAATCCTTCTTTACGCAAGaattttattatattgcGCGAGGGTGAAACCGTGAATTTAACTAACCTAGAAAACATAGGTTCAACCAGATCCAATGCTGGAAGTGAAGAGAACACAAAATGTGTTTAA
- a CDS encoding putative chaperonin GroES 10 kDa protein translates to MNKMSIAKKFVPLFDRVLVTKIKPDNKTKSGLLLPESSSLSSRLATVLAVGAGRITPKGDLVPPTLKQGDTVVIPEYGGMELKLDGERYSVFREEDIIGVINND, encoded by the exons ATGAATAAAATG TCAATCGCCAAGAAGTTTGTACCGCTATTTGACCGTGTATTGGTCACAAAAATAAAACCAGACAACAAGACAAAATCGGGGCTGCTGTTGCCGGAATCCTCTAGTTTGTCTTCTAGATTAGCGACG GTGCTTGCTGTTGGAGCTGGAAGAATTACACCAAAGGGTGATCTAGTGCCACCTACACTGAAACAAGGTGACACAGTAGTTATCCCAGAATATGGAGGTATGGAATTAAAGCTGGATGGAGAAAGGTATTCGGTTTTCCGTGAAGAAGATATTATTGGTGTAATAAATAATGATTAG
- a CDS encoding peroxiredoxin alkyl hydroperoxide reductase (AhpC/TSA) family protein: MMNGVLRLPTASAYRAMRMLSNKTTGWLNNDSVRCFRPVYNQFVVRAFGTQAGSCHTNIGDLVGREFPDFKTSAVINGNITEFDASAYFRDSYALLVFYPLDFTFVCPSELLGFSARLPEFEQRGIKVVGISIDSVFSHLAWLQMDLKKGGVQGLKIPLVSDISRSISKSFGLLRSDGFAQRASVLIDKTGKVRHTAVFDLGIGRSVDETLRVFDAIKFNDESGQVCPVNWQKGGAGMSQTSSSTGDYLFKTFS, encoded by the coding sequence ATGATGAACGGTGTGTTGCGTCTACCTACTGCTTCAGCCTACAGGGCCATGCGAATGCTATCTAACAAAACTACCGGATGGCTCAATAACGACAGTGTGCGTTGCTTTAGGCCTGTGTACAACCAGTTCGTTGTACGGGCATTCGGTACACAGGCCGGTAGCTGCCATACTAATATAGGAGATCTTGTTGGACGCGAGTTCCCTGATTTCAAAACATCTGCTGTGATCAACGGAAACATAACCGAATTTGACGCTTCTGCATATTTTCGTGATTCGTATGCGTTGCTTGTATTCTATCCGTTGGACTTCACTTTTGTTTGCCCTTCTGAGCTTTTGGGATTTTCCGCTAGACTTCCTGAATTTGAGCAGCGTGGTATCAAGGTAGTTGGCATATCTATAGACTCAGTATTTTCTCATCTTGCTTGGCTTCAGATGGATTTGAAGAAGGGTGGTGTGCAGGGACTAAAGATTCCATTAGTGTCTGATATATCACGTTCAATAAGCAAGAGTTTTGGCCTTCTTCGTAGCGACGGTTTTGCACAACGTGCTTCTGTACTTATTGACAAGACCGGTAAGGTGCGTCATACGGCTGTTTTTGACTTGGGTATTGGTCGATCCGTTGACGAGACCCTTCGTGTGTTTGACGCTATTAAATTTAACGACGAATCTGGGCAGGTATGCCCAGTAAACTGGCAGAAGGGCGGTGCTGGTATGTCTCAGACATCTTCTTCTACAGGTGATTACCTTTTCAAGACCTTTTCTTAA
- a CDS encoding peptidyl-prolyl cis-trans isomerase cyclophilin-type encodes MRSTLLLPLDVLHFLARKINTLSWRKKLMLGALCGAAYYSGSPKDYGHKDATPTEDGVITDYVYFDFAADRRYLGRVLVGLYGRHQPLTCENIVQLCKGYQLGEQTIGYRNSRISQIYPGNGIVLGDLFHGDDPLKSCTIYGRTMPEESFEAPFVQEGDIAMLTSRDQSGLTSRFLITLTGNPLLGRHPVVVGTVVKGMKLIRSLGKEIIKDGKPVRDIRIINCGLYSGPEDGPKSYYVLDT; translated from the exons ATGCGTAGTACATTGTTATTACCGTTGGACGTATTACACTTTTTAGCACGCAAAATCAATACTTTGAGCTGGAGAAAGAAGTTGATGTTG GGCGCCTTATGCGGCGCTGCTTATTATTCGGGATCTCCAAAAGATTATGGCCACAAGGATGCCACACCAACAGAAGATGGAGTAATCACTGACTATGTATACTTCGATTTTGCTGCAGACCGTCGTTATTTAGGTCGCGTTCTCGTAGGTCTATATGGTCGCCATCAGCCTTTAACTTGTGAAAACATTGTACAATTATGCAAAGGCTACCAGCTTGGTGAACAAACGATTGGTTATCGCAATTCGAGAATAAGCCAAATCTACCCCGGTAATGGCATTGTACTTGGTGACTTGTTCCATGGTGATGATCCTTTAAAATCATGTACTATTTACGGTCGTACTATGCCTGAAGAATCGTTTGAAGCACCTTTTGTACAAGAAGGGGACATTGCAATGTTAACATCTAGGGACCAATCTGGGTTGACATCTCGTTTTTTAATAACGCTCACGGGAAATCCGCTACTAGGTCGTCATCCAGTAGTAGTGGGCACGGTTGTAAAAGGTATGAAACTTATTCGTTCTTTGGGTAAAGAGATAATAAAGGACGGCAAGCCCGTTCGCGACATACG AATCATTAATTGCGGTTTATACAGTGGTCCTGAAGATGGTCCCAAGAGTTATTACGTTTTGGACACATAG